CAGGCGACGTCCAGGATGATGCGCCCGTGCACGTTCTCGTCGCGGGCGGCGACGAGCACGAACTTGGTGCCCCATGCGGTCTCGCCGTCGCCTTGGAAGTGCAGCGCACCGTCGGGCTCGTAGCGTTTGGCCAGGATCTCGCCTGTCTGTTTGTCCACCCGGGTGTCGCCCGGGTGGGCCCTGTAGAGAGGGGTAACAACCTTGCCGTCGGCATGGAGCATCCGGGTGAGGTCGGGATGCGTCCACGAGCCCGGACCCTCCGGATCGACCAGCCCGACCGTGCGGGCCTGCGCGGCGGCGAGCTCGCGGTGCCGCGTGCCCAACGCCGCGAGGATGTCGGGCCGGGCGAGGTAGGTGGTGCGGGCGTAGAGGTAGTGGTGGCGGCGCATCGGTCGCTCGGGCAGCCACCGCGAGGGATCTTGCGCGAACTGCTCGCGCACCAGGCGTCGCACGAAGGCCCACACCACGGGGTGCGCCAGCTCGGCCTCCACCTGGCGGGCGCTCTCGTAGACCGACAGGAGCGCCTCGTAGACGATCCACATGAACACCGGGTACTGGCGGCGCCGGCCACCGCGGCTCCGGTCCGGCTCGGGCACGAGCGCCGCGAGCTCGTAGACCGCGGGGTTGCGCAGGATCGCCTCGACCCGCTCCAGCACCGAGACACCGGGCGCGCGGGTCACGCGTCACCTTCGATGGCGCGCCACTCGAAGCCGATCAGCCGCGCCGCCGCGTCGAGGCTCCGGCATCCGAGCGCGCGGGCAGCGGCTTCGATCCGGCCGGTGTCGGCCAGCACGCGCGCGCCGGCCCATGCGGCCACCGAGACCGGCCGGACGTCAGGTTCGGTGGTGAGGCCGGCGCGCCGCAACGTCTCGCCGATCGCCTGACACGACGACGCCTGACGGCTCTCCGCTGACCCGTCCCCACCATAGACCAGCAAGGTGGCCGGATCTGCGGGGTGTCCGAGCTCGGGTATCCGACGCTCCAGCTGTACGCGACCCCAGCCGGAGAGTCGACCCCAGCGAGCCTCGGTCCGCGGCGAACCATGGATCCAGACCCGCGCCCGATCGAGCTCGAGATCGGCGACCCTCAAGTGGGAGAGCTCGGCCGTGCGGGCCGTCGCCTCGGCGAGCGCCCACGCCGCCGAGAGGCGAGTGCTCGTCAGCGAGTGCAGCGCCGCGGTGCGACACAGCGCCACTTCCTCATCGCTGAGCGGACGCGCGGTGCTCAGCGATCGAGCCGGGAGGCCCAAATCGAGGGTCGGGTCGCCGGACGTCAGCCCAAGCTCGCGGCCCACCCGGAAGAGGAGCCGGACTGCTGAGCGACGCAGTTGCTGAGTCGCACGCCGGAAGCGCTCATGAAGGTCCGAACATGCTCGGGCGTCACGTCCTCGAGAGACGCGACGCCGTGACCAACCTCGACAAACCGGCCGAAGCGATCGAGCAGTTCGCTGATCCGTCGGAAGCTTTGTACAGACACCGAACCGCCGGCCGCAAGCTCCCGCTCGACGCGACCAACGACATCGGCGAGGGCTTGTCTCCGATGCTGCCTATGCTCGCTCACGTCGGGACCTCTCATATAGGTGCCGGCCACGGCCCCGGGGGTGTTCACGCACCCGCCGGGGCCAACTCGTGTCTATAAGACTAGACCATCGACTTCACGGGAGTCAAGACTTATAGTCTTATCATGGGCCGCCGAGTCGACGTGGATCAGCTCATTGACTCGCACGCCGTCGCTGAGATCCTCGGACTCGCACAGTTCAACAGCGTCAGTGGCTACCAGCGCCGGTATCCTGAGATGCCTCGACCTGTCGTCGACATGGGTCGCGGTCGCTGCAAGCTCTGGCTGCGGCATGAGGTCGAGNNNNNNNNNNNNNNNNNNNNNNNNNNNNNNNNNNNNNNNNNNNNNNNNNNNNNNNNNNNNNNNNNNNNTTGATCCAAAGTTGGGTGCGAGCCGTCCGCCAACGTATGTGGAGGTCCGTCGCTGCGGAGTTGAGCGGCATCCGTTCTCCGTGATCGAGGTCGAACGGCCCATCGTGCGGGTGGCCGACGGGCCTAGCCTCTCGTCTGTGGCTCTGGCTGCGCTGATCGTGTCGATCGTCGCAGGGATCGTTGCCGCCCTAAGCGCGTTATACGCGCGACGCGTGGCAGTCGTGGAGGAGGAGCGGCGCGTAGACGAGACCCGGCCCCGGTCGACTCCGAGCACGATGGTGACCTGGGCGGCGACGAAAGGGTGTTGATCACCTACACCGGTCCCGAGGAGGCCCTCGACAGCATCCGGTTGATAGTGCGCAGCACGGCGCCGTCTGACGCGTTCGGGCTCTACGACGTCGGGGCGGGGGCGACAGCCGTCGGCGAGGTCACGGTCGGCACGGTGTTGCTCGGGCAAACCGTGCNNNNNNNNNNNNNNNNNNNNNNNNNNNNNNNNNNNNNNNNNNNNNNNNNNNNNNNNNNNNNNNNNNNNNNNNNNNNNNNNNNNNNNNNNNNNNNNNNNNNNNATGCGAGATACCGGGGATTCCAAGAATCCACGGATTCTGACGCTCGCAACTAGGTCGCCTCGACTCCCGCCAGTCTCAACCAACCCGGATCATCAGGTGCCGGCGCACATCTGTCGTGGAAATAGAAGCCATACTCGTGTGTACGTCACGGCTGCATCGCCGCCGAGGATGCAGTCGTCGTTTTCGGCGACAGCCGCTATTCAGCCGGTCAGCCGGCGTATTGCCTCTTCGCTTATGTCCCTCGCTCGGTCGACGACTGCGCTCGCCGCACCCACCAGTGGAAGCGCCGGCGGTTCGTCGGGCGCGTGTGGGTGCGGGCGGGTTGGCGCCCTGCGCTTGGCGCTCGCTAAGGCATCGCCGAGCTCGTTCAACCGTTGCCGGCTGAGCGCGCGCCGGAGCTCCGGGAGCACGGTGCGCTCCTCCTCGGCGACATGCTGCTCGACGCTGTCGATGAGCACCATGACTTTGGCTCGGAATCGCTCATCCTGAGGCGACAAACGATCGATCTCGGCAAGCATGGACTTGGCCACGTGATGCTCCTCCAGGGCCTCGAGGACGAACTCTTCGGACTCGTCGTCCGGGAAGAGCTCGCGGAGCGTGGGATAGAGGACCTCCTCTTCGATCGCCGAATGCCGGGAGAGCTCTGTGACGATCTTGGCAGCGAGGGCGCCGCTCGTCTCCGAAGCGCGGACGCCTGCGCCTCGAAAGCTCCGGAATAGCTTCTGCACCTCTCGGTGGTCCTGCTTCAACAGTGCAATCGCGTCCATGGGACTCCTCGAAAGTCGACGTGAGCATCCTCTTCCCATGGTGGCTCGCCCAGGAAACGCTTTTGTGCAAGTCGACCCCGTGGGAAGACGTGAGGACAATGGCGAATAAACGAACACGACGAGTGAAACTGCTCCCGGGGGATGCGCCGGGGTGGTCGGGCTGGCATCGGCGCATGCGGCGAGAGGGAGTCGACGGCGGCGGCATCGGGCAGTCGGACAACCGCCATCGGACGCCGCCCTTGATCCCGGCGCCACTTCTACCGTTCCCCGCGCCAACGATGTTCCTACGGTCGACCGGACGACGACGACGCTCGGGCCGATAGCGGGGGAAACGACTGAGGGTGGCCGGACGCCTGGCGTCGGCGAGGACTCGGCGACGTGGCCATACGAGAAGAACTGGTCTCCAGTCGGCGGGTGTCGTCCTTCAGACGCCGACTGCCCGCCTGCCCCAGCCCTGCATGGCCCCGACCGACGCCACCACGGGCCGGGGGTGGCCCTGGTCGACGCCCTGGCCAATGCGTGGGGAGCCGACTGTCACGGCCGGGGCAAGACCGTGTGGTTCGAGGTGCGAGCGCTCAGCCGTCCAGCGTGAGGACGCTCGCCACCCCGCTGACCTCCAGCGCCTTGCGGGCCTGGGGACGAGGGGCGCGGAGGCACAGCCGTCTGCCCTCCGGACTCAGCGCCTTGAACGCCCGCAGGAGGACGTTAAGTCCTTGGCAGTCCATGAAGGTCACTCCCGAGAGGTCCACGACCACGTCGCCTTGACCGGCGGCGATGGCCTCGGACAGGGCCGCCCAGAGCCCGGGGGCACTGGCTATGTCGATCTCCCCGGTGGCGACCACCACCCGGGCACAGAGCCAACTCGATGGTCTCGAGAGACACCGCCTCGGAGCCGCAGCCGGTCTGCTGCGCTCAGAGATAGACACGCCTTGATCCAGGGCGATGCCCAGCGGAACCGAGGTTGTCGCGGTTGAGCCCGTTCTTGACGTCGCGCATGTTGCGATGATCTGTGCTCGATTCGGCGTGTCAGCGTTCTTGGCGGAAATCGCGCGCGGCCTCGAAGTTGACGAGGGCAGGTTGCAGGCGCTCGGTCCAGAACCGGAAGAACCCGTCTTGATCGGAGCCGATCTGGTGGAAATACAGGTGGTCGTACCCGGCGTCGAGGA
The Actinomycetota bacterium DNA segment above includes these coding regions:
- a CDS encoding hemerythrin domain-containing protein, with the translated sequence MGRGCSRRLSRSPMDAIALLKQDHREVQKLFRSFRGAGVRASETSGALAAKIVTELSRHSAIEEEVLYPTLRELFPDDESEEFVLEALEEHHVAKSMLAEIDRLSPQDERFRAKVMVLIDSVEQHVAEEERTVLPELRRALSRQRLNELGDALASAKRRAPTRPHPHAPDEPPALPLVGAASAVVDRARDISEEAIRRLTG
- a CDS encoding STAS domain-containing protein codes for the protein MSTRSAPIKTGSSGSGPSACNLPSSTSRPRAISAKNADTPNRAQIIATCATSRTGSTATTSVPLGIALDQGVSISERSRPAAAPRRCLSRPSSWLCARVVVATGEIDIASAPGLWAALSEAIAAGQGDVVVDLSGVTFMDCQGLNVLLRAFKALSPEGRRLCLRAPRPQARKALEVSGVASVLTLDG